A section of the candidate division KSB1 bacterium genome encodes:
- the asnA gene encoding aspartate--ammonia ligase, with protein MADTTRLVLPADYLPRLGLRETEHAIKFIKDRFEAALARELNLTRVTAPLFVLANSGVNDTLTGREAPISFCVADLATEAEVVQSLAKWKRLALADYGFGPGEGLYTDMNAIRPNETLDNLHSLYVDQWDWELVMTAEERRPAFLKRIVRKIYKVIRAMERAVCTRFPQVGPPFLPARIAFVTAEELAQRYSGLAPRAREDAICQERGAVFIMGIGAPLSDGQPHDLRAPDYDDWTTTMDGQTGLNGDILVWYPVLGCAMELSSMGIRVDQDALRRQLAACGEQRREMLYYHRRLLRGELPLSIGGGIGQSRLCMLYLRKAHIGEVQAAIWPKDVREACRKHGIPLL; from the coding sequence ATGGCCGACACGACAAGGCTCGTGCTCCCTGCGGATTACCTCCCGCGCCTGGGGTTGCGCGAGACAGAGCACGCCATCAAGTTCATCAAAGACCGCTTTGAGGCAGCCTTAGCGCGGGAGCTCAATCTGACCCGCGTTACGGCGCCGCTTTTTGTGCTCGCCAATAGCGGCGTGAACGATACTCTGACAGGCAGGGAAGCACCGATTTCGTTCTGTGTGGCCGACCTGGCCACGGAGGCAGAGGTCGTGCAGTCGCTGGCCAAATGGAAACGCCTGGCCCTGGCAGACTATGGCTTTGGCCCCGGGGAAGGGCTGTACACGGACATGAACGCCATAAGGCCCAACGAGACGCTGGACAATCTCCATTCGCTGTACGTCGACCAGTGGGATTGGGAGTTGGTGATGACCGCTGAGGAGCGGCGGCCGGCGTTCCTGAAGCGCATTGTCCGCAAGATCTACAAGGTCATCCGCGCCATGGAAAGGGCGGTGTGCACGCGGTTTCCGCAAGTTGGCCCGCCGTTTTTGCCGGCGCGCATTGCGTTTGTTACCGCCGAAGAGCTTGCGCAGCGGTATAGCGGCCTCGCGCCACGCGCCCGCGAAGATGCCATTTGCCAGGAGCGCGGGGCGGTGTTCATCATGGGCATCGGTGCGCCGCTGAGCGATGGTCAGCCTCACGACCTGCGCGCCCCCGACTACGACGACTGGACGACCACGATGGATGGTCAGACCGGACTCAACGGCGACATCTTGGTCTGGTACCCAGTGCTGGGATGCGCGATGGAGCTTTCGTCGATGGGGATCCGAGTGGACCAGGACGCCTTGCGTAGGCAGCTCGCGGCCTGTGGAGAACAACGCCGAGAGATGCTCTACTACCACCGGCGCCTGCTGCGCGGAGAGTTGCCTCTCTCCATCGGCGGCGGCATCGGACAGTCGCGACTGTGTATGCTCTATCTGCGCAAAGCGCACATTGGCGAGGTGCAGGCGGCAATTTGGCCGAAAGACGTCAGAGAGGCGTGCCGCAAACATGGCATCCCGTTGCTGTGA
- a CDS encoding M20/M25/M40 family metallo-hydrolase, which yields MRNRAIFRAWAASLASLLLASGLRGQPRQVPERGLGAITEQSVRSCVAFLASDGMRGRDTPSPELDSCAAFLATRMRAAGLLAFFQPFNLLGARLGEPNSVVLTVDEKHFVYRLRQDFVPLSLSSSGEVDAPVAFAGYGITAPEYGYDDYEAVDVRGKVVLVLTHEPQEQDSSSVFDGTRETEHSALQQKVWNAHARGAVGVLVVTDPNNHRFERPASEWTSSGKLGRGWSAFTLEERQGASLIVMRVGKRLAEDVLAPSRRSLSRLQAEIDSLLVPQSFVVPGVTVHMCANLEQKRLPTQNVVAVLRGGDPKLRDEAVVIGAHYDHIGTRNDTLVFNGADDNASGTAGLVAIAEAFAALGSPPRRTVVFVAFAGEEKGLYGSRYYAANPVFPLRTTVAMLNVDTIGRNDTAAVEVDGTGHFPWLRDVVERANASIGLRLRYSARKTAPASDATPFYWRRVAALNFTTGLHQDYHQPTDDVDKLMLPHLVEVARLVFGTAWLLANEDLLPYVGQEPHGSAVRQSQRQ from the coding sequence GTGAGAAACAGAGCGATTTTTCGAGCATGGGCGGCTTCACTGGCCAGCTTGCTGCTGGCCAGTGGGCTCAGGGGCCAACCCCGCCAGGTGCCTGAGAGGGGCCTCGGTGCGATCACGGAGCAGAGCGTACGCTCATGCGTTGCCTTCTTAGCCTCGGACGGCATGCGGGGGCGGGACACGCCCAGTCCTGAGCTGGATAGCTGCGCAGCGTTCCTGGCCACGCGCATGCGGGCAGCGGGCCTGCTGGCGTTTTTCCAGCCGTTCAATCTCTTAGGGGCGCGCCTCGGGGAGCCGAATAGTGTGGTGTTGACCGTGGACGAGAAACACTTTGTCTACCGGCTCCGCCAGGATTTTGTCCCGCTCTCCCTGAGCAGCAGCGGGGAGGTGGACGCCCCAGTGGCCTTTGCCGGCTATGGCATCACTGCCCCTGAGTACGGCTACGACGACTATGAGGCAGTGGACGTGCGGGGCAAAGTGGTGCTGGTCCTCACCCACGAGCCGCAAGAGCAGGATTCGAGCAGTGTGTTTGACGGGACGCGAGAAACGGAGCATTCGGCCCTGCAGCAGAAGGTGTGGAACGCGCACGCTCGTGGCGCCGTGGGCGTGCTGGTGGTGACCGACCCGAACAACCACCGCTTCGAGCGTCCGGCAAGCGAGTGGACATCCTCCGGAAAGTTAGGGCGTGGATGGTCAGCGTTCACTTTGGAGGAACGCCAGGGGGCGTCTCTGATCGTGATGCGCGTGGGCAAACGCCTGGCCGAAGATGTGCTTGCGCCGAGCCGGCGCTCCCTGAGCAGGCTGCAGGCGGAAATCGACAGTCTACTTGTGCCCCAGAGCTTTGTCGTCCCTGGGGTGACGGTGCACATGTGCGCGAACCTGGAGCAGAAACGCCTGCCCACCCAGAACGTCGTGGCCGTGCTCAGAGGCGGAGACCCGAAGCTCAGGGACGAGGCGGTCGTCATTGGCGCGCACTATGATCACATCGGGACGCGCAACGACACGCTGGTTTTCAACGGGGCGGACGACAATGCCTCAGGCACGGCAGGCTTGGTTGCGATTGCTGAGGCGTTTGCTGCGCTCGGGAGTCCCCCAAGGCGCACGGTGGTGTTTGTTGCCTTTGCCGGGGAGGAGAAGGGCCTGTACGGTTCGCGCTACTACGCCGCCAACCCCGTCTTCCCCTTGCGCACCACGGTGGCGATGTTAAACGTGGACACGATCGGCCGCAACGACACCGCCGCCGTGGAGGTCGACGGCACAGGGCATTTTCCCTGGTTGCGTGACGTGGTGGAAAGGGCCAATGCAAGCATTGGGCTGCGACTCCGCTACAGCGCGCGCAAGACGGCGCCTGCATCCGATGCGACACCATTCTACTGGCGGAGGGTTGCGGCGCTCAACTTCACCACCGGGCTGCACCAGGACTATCATCAGCCCACTGACGACGTGGACAAGCTGATGCTCCCACACCTTGTCGAAGTGGCTCGCTTAGTGTTTGGCACGGCGTGGCTGCTGGCCAATGAGGACTTGTTGCCCTATGTCGGGCAGGAGCCTCACGGCTCTGCTGTTCGGCAGAGCCAGCGGCAGTAG
- a CDS encoding DUF4190 domain-containing protein, whose amino-acid sequence MSENPESVQKTSASGQAVAAFVCGLCAVLFGSWCCCLWLPLGVIAMVLGKQEERAIAEGRSPVQGRALAQWGFWLGLVGLIMGVLLVVVISYFLRYWLTFPGRLSHIRSF is encoded by the coding sequence ATGAGCGAGAATCCGGAGTCCGTGCAAAAGACCAGTGCCAGTGGGCAAGCTGTGGCCGCCTTTGTCTGCGGCCTGTGCGCAGTCCTTTTTGGCAGCTGGTGTTGCTGTCTCTGGTTGCCCTTGGGGGTGATTGCCATGGTGCTTGGCAAGCAGGAGGAGCGCGCCATCGCCGAGGGCAGGTCTCCTGTGCAAGGGCGCGCCTTGGCGCAATGGGGATTTTGGCTTGGGCTGGTGGGCCTCATCATGGGCGTGCTGCTGGTGGTGGTTATCTCGTACTTCCTCAGGTATTGGCTTACCTTCCCGGGACGACTGTCGCATATTCGTTCCTTCTGA
- the carB gene encoding carbamoyl-phosphate synthase (glutamine-hydrolyzing) large subunit, whose amino-acid sequence MNALPKKVLVLGSSALKIGEAGEFDYSGSQAIKALKQEGVTVVLVNPNIATIQTSDYLADEVYFLPVTPEFVTQVIEKERPDGILLGFGGQTALNCGLRLHDEGVLDRLGVAVLGTSVEGIRRTEDRGLFVECLTGIGVKTPCNQAVTSTEEAVSVARSIGYPVMVRVAYALGGLGSGVCVDEEALRERTSKAFAFTPQVLIEEFLDGWKEVEYEVVRDHFDNCITVCNMENFDPMGIHTGESIVVAPSQTLNNREYHLLREVAIKVVRHLKIVGECNIQFALHPRDEDYRVIEVNARLSRSSALASKATGYPLAFVAAKLALGHSLTDLENSITKVTKACFEPALDYVVVKVPRWDLSKFRMVSRRIGSGMKSVGEVMAIGRKFEEALQKALRMLEIGAVGLVANCWHPIADLKRELCEPTDRRVFAIAEALRAGLSVERVYELTHIDPWFLHKIANIVAIEGELSRTKSAVSAALLRRAKQHGFSDLQIARLTGLSEAQVRGLRKRRGIVPVVKQIDTLAAEYPAQTNYLYLTYNGSEDDVPAGHEQAVMVLGSGAYRVGSSVEFDWCCVSTVHTLRQLGYRTIMVNYNPETVSTDYDECDRLYFDELSFETVLDIYEKENPLGVIISAGGQIPNNLAMKCHRAGVRVLGTSPVDIDQAEDRRKFSALLDSLDIDQPAWEELESLASAQEFARTVGYPVLVRPSYVLSGAAMSVASNDAELARYLERAAEVSVDHPVVISKFFENAKEIEIDAVAKDGQLVVYAVTEHVENAGVHSGDATIVLPPQRTYLETMRRVLHITRRIAEALRINGPFNIQFLAKDNEVKVIECNLRASRSFPFVSKIAKVNFIDLATRVVMGLEVPKNSRSLLDLEYVGVKAPQFSFTRLEGADPTLGVEMASTGEVACLGDDFEEAFLKALLAVGYRLPIRSVLLSTGPIESKAEFLGSARVLASMGITLYATGGTCRFLEANGVHSIHLHWPLSGKSPSTVQYISQGKIDLVINIPKNYQEEELTNDYIIRRTAVDYNVPVITNMQLARRFVEAMARKSPAQLQIKSWREHGL is encoded by the coding sequence GTGAACGCTCTTCCCAAAAAGGTACTCGTGCTGGGCAGCTCGGCCCTGAAGATTGGCGAGGCTGGCGAGTTCGACTATTCTGGCAGCCAGGCCATCAAGGCCCTCAAGCAGGAGGGGGTCACCGTCGTTCTGGTGAACCCAAACATCGCCACCATCCAGACTTCGGACTATCTTGCCGACGAGGTTTACTTCCTGCCGGTGACTCCGGAGTTCGTCACGCAGGTGATCGAGAAAGAGCGCCCTGATGGTATTTTGCTTGGCTTCGGGGGGCAGACGGCCCTCAACTGCGGCTTACGCCTGCACGATGAAGGGGTGCTCGACCGGCTCGGGGTCGCAGTGCTGGGTACCTCGGTGGAAGGGATCCGCCGCACCGAGGACCGCGGCCTTTTTGTGGAGTGCCTGACCGGCATTGGCGTCAAGACCCCGTGCAACCAGGCGGTCACCTCTACCGAGGAAGCGGTGAGCGTGGCCAGGAGCATTGGCTATCCGGTGATGGTACGGGTGGCCTATGCCCTGGGTGGACTTGGCTCCGGCGTGTGCGTGGATGAAGAGGCCCTGCGCGAGCGGACCAGCAAGGCCTTTGCGTTCACCCCGCAGGTGCTTATCGAGGAATTTCTGGACGGGTGGAAAGAGGTCGAGTACGAGGTGGTGCGCGACCACTTCGACAATTGCATTACCGTGTGCAACATGGAAAACTTTGACCCCATGGGCATCCACACCGGTGAGAGCATTGTGGTCGCGCCGAGCCAAACCCTCAACAACCGTGAGTACCACCTCTTGCGCGAAGTGGCCATCAAAGTGGTTCGGCACCTCAAGATTGTGGGGGAGTGCAACATCCAATTTGCGCTCCATCCGCGCGATGAAGACTACCGCGTCATCGAGGTCAATGCCCGCCTGTCGCGCAGTTCTGCTCTTGCCTCCAAGGCGACTGGCTATCCCTTGGCGTTCGTGGCCGCGAAGTTGGCGCTGGGGCACAGCCTCACCGACTTGGAGAATTCCATCACCAAGGTGACGAAGGCGTGCTTCGAACCGGCTCTGGACTATGTGGTGGTCAAGGTGCCGCGCTGGGACCTGAGCAAATTCCGCATGGTCTCCCGCAGAATTGGCTCTGGCATGAAGTCGGTGGGTGAGGTGATGGCCATCGGCCGCAAGTTCGAGGAGGCGCTGCAAAAGGCCCTGCGCATGTTGGAAATCGGCGCGGTGGGACTGGTCGCCAACTGCTGGCACCCCATTGCGGACTTGAAGAGAGAGCTGTGCGAGCCCACCGATCGCAGGGTGTTTGCCATCGCCGAGGCGCTGAGGGCCGGTCTCTCTGTGGAGCGTGTGTACGAGCTCACCCACATCGACCCCTGGTTCTTGCACAAGATTGCCAATATCGTTGCAATCGAAGGTGAGCTCAGCCGGACCAAGAGCGCAGTTTCTGCGGCGCTGCTGCGTCGGGCAAAGCAGCACGGATTCAGCGACCTCCAGATAGCCCGCCTCACCGGATTGAGCGAAGCCCAGGTTCGTGGGTTGCGGAAACGGCGCGGCATCGTTCCGGTGGTGAAGCAGATCGACACCTTGGCGGCCGAGTATCCCGCGCAGACCAACTACCTCTATCTCACCTACAACGGCAGCGAAGATGACGTCCCCGCAGGCCACGAGCAGGCGGTGATGGTGTTGGGTTCCGGCGCGTATCGGGTGGGGAGTTCAGTGGAATTCGACTGGTGCTGTGTGAGCACCGTCCACACCCTGCGCCAGTTGGGCTACCGCACTATCATGGTGAACTACAATCCCGAGACCGTCAGCACCGACTATGACGAGTGTGACCGCCTGTACTTCGACGAGCTGAGCTTCGAGACCGTGCTGGATATCTACGAGAAGGAGAACCCGCTCGGGGTCATCATCTCCGCAGGGGGACAGATCCCGAACAATCTGGCAATGAAATGCCATCGCGCGGGCGTGCGCGTGTTGGGCACCTCACCGGTGGACATTGATCAGGCCGAGGACCGGCGCAAGTTTTCCGCCCTCTTGGACAGTCTGGACATCGACCAGCCTGCATGGGAGGAACTGGAGAGCTTGGCCTCGGCCCAGGAGTTTGCGCGAACGGTGGGTTACCCCGTCTTGGTGCGACCGTCCTACGTGCTGAGTGGCGCGGCCATGAGCGTGGCCTCCAACGACGCCGAACTTGCCCGCTACTTAGAGCGCGCCGCTGAGGTGTCCGTCGACCACCCGGTGGTCATCAGCAAGTTCTTCGAGAACGCCAAAGAGATCGAAATCGACGCGGTGGCCAAGGATGGGCAGCTGGTTGTGTACGCGGTGACCGAGCACGTGGAGAACGCCGGTGTACACTCGGGGGATGCCACCATCGTGTTGCCGCCGCAGCGCACCTATCTGGAGACCATGCGCCGGGTGCTGCACATCACGCGCCGCATTGCCGAGGCCCTGCGTATCAACGGACCTTTCAACATTCAGTTTCTGGCCAAGGATAACGAGGTCAAGGTCATCGAATGCAACCTGCGCGCCTCACGGAGCTTTCCATTTGTGTCCAAGATCGCCAAGGTGAACTTTATCGATCTGGCTACCAGAGTGGTCATGGGTCTGGAAGTGCCGAAGAACTCTCGCTCCCTGCTCGACTTGGAGTACGTGGGCGTTAAGGCCCCCCAGTTCTCCTTCACCCGCCTGGAAGGTGCGGACCCCACGCTCGGGGTGGAGATGGCCTCGACAGGAGAGGTTGCCTGTCTTGGCGATGATTTTGAGGAGGCATTTCTCAAGGCTCTCCTTGCGGTAGGGTATCGGCTGCCCATCAGGTCGGTTCTTCTGTCAACTGGCCCTATCGAGAGCAAGGCGGAGTTCTTAGGCAGCGCCAGGGTATTGGCCAGCATGGGCATTACTCTGTACGCCACCGGCGGCACTTGTCGCTTCTTGGAGGCGAACGGCGTGCACTCCATCCATCTCCACTGGCCGCTGAGCGGCAAGTCGCCCAGCACCGTGCAGTACATCAGCCAGGGGAAGATCGACCTGGTCATCAACATCCCCAAGAACTATCAGGAAGAAGAGCTTACCAACGACTACATCATCCGCCGCACCGCCGTGGACTATAACGTGCCGGTGATTACGAACATGCAACTGGCGCGGCGTTTTGTCGAGGCCATGGCGCGAAAATCGCCCGCCCAGTTGCAGATCAAGAGCTGGCGCGAGCACGGCCTTTGA
- the carA gene encoding glutamine-hydrolyzing carbamoyl-phosphate synthase small subunit translates to MERHKAKLLLEDGTVMSGWGFGSAGSTAGEVVFTTGMVGYPESLTDPSYSGQILVFTYPPMGNYGVPGDEPRGPVSAKFESQRIHVSGVVVSELCDQPSHWDSALSLDEWLRAEGVPGIFGVDTRMLTKRLREKGTMPGKLVVGAGREPALWDPNKENLVARVSVQEPQLLGDGTKRVVLIDCGCKHGILRSLLARKVSVLRVPWDYDLSREDYHGVVVSNGPGDPKMARAAIHTLRKVLEGEKPVLGICLGNQLIALAAGANTYKLKFGHRSQNQPCIEVGSKRCFITSQNHGYAVDTRTLPEGWEPWFVNANDGTNEGVRHRAKPFMGVQFHPEACPGPVDTGFLFDEFVGLL, encoded by the coding sequence ATGGAGAGACACAAGGCGAAACTACTTCTTGAAGACGGCACCGTGATGTCGGGATGGGGCTTCGGCTCCGCCGGTTCCACCGCCGGCGAGGTGGTTTTCACCACAGGCATGGTGGGCTACCCGGAGTCGCTCACCGACCCTTCCTACAGCGGGCAGATCCTTGTGTTCACCTACCCCCCGATGGGGAACTACGGTGTGCCAGGTGATGAGCCCCGCGGCCCTGTCTCCGCAAAGTTCGAGTCCCAGCGCATTCACGTGTCGGGCGTGGTCGTCTCCGAACTCTGTGACCAGCCGAGCCATTGGGACAGTGCTCTTTCTTTGGACGAGTGGCTTCGCGCTGAAGGGGTGCCGGGGATCTTCGGGGTGGATACGCGCATGTTGACCAAACGCCTGCGGGAAAAGGGGACGATGCCGGGCAAGCTGGTGGTGGGAGCTGGGCGAGAGCCGGCCCTTTGGGACCCAAACAAGGAGAACTTGGTCGCCAGGGTCAGCGTGCAGGAGCCGCAGCTTCTCGGCGACGGAACCAAGCGGGTGGTGCTCATTGATTGCGGCTGCAAGCACGGCATCCTGCGGAGCTTATTGGCCCGCAAGGTGAGCGTGCTCCGCGTGCCCTGGGACTATGACCTCTCCCGCGAAGACTACCACGGGGTGGTGGTGTCGAATGGCCCTGGTGACCCCAAGATGGCCCGTGCCGCTATCCACACCCTCCGCAAGGTGCTGGAAGGGGAAAAGCCCGTGCTCGGCATTTGTCTCGGGAACCAGCTCATTGCGCTCGCGGCCGGGGCGAACACCTACAAACTGAAATTTGGGCATCGCAGCCAGAACCAGCCGTGTATCGAGGTTGGGTCCAAGCGGTGCTTCATCACTTCGCAGAACCATGGGTATGCGGTGGACACGCGCACCCTGCCCGAGGGGTGGGAGCCGTGGTTCGTGAATGCCAACGACGGTACCAACGAGGGTGTGCGTCATCGAGCGAAGCCATTCATGGGAGTGCAGTTCCATCCCGAGGCCTGCCCTGGGCCGGTGGACACAGGCTTTCTCTTTGACGAATTCGTGGGGCTGTTGTGA
- a CDS encoding DUF2284 domain-containing protein: MEKYVQQALQGGATACLEIPVSAVSVAEWVRLKCQYGCGGYGACLTCPPHSPTPEVTRRWLAEYQRGLLLRFDRNPAEGEEKVRLLGRRLVAELERRLFLDGYYKAFALGAGPCPLCDECDVTKPCSHPRLARPAMEACGIDVYATVRNVGLSLEVVTSADACYDLVSLVLVE; the protein is encoded by the coding sequence ATGGAAAAATACGTACAGCAAGCCCTGCAGGGCGGAGCGACGGCGTGTCTCGAGATTCCCGTCTCGGCGGTGAGCGTGGCCGAATGGGTGCGCCTGAAGTGCCAGTACGGGTGCGGGGGCTACGGCGCCTGCCTTACCTGCCCGCCTCATAGCCCCACGCCGGAGGTGACTCGTCGCTGGCTGGCGGAATACCAGCGGGGGCTGTTGCTGCGCTTCGACCGCAACCCGGCAGAGGGCGAAGAGAAGGTGCGACTGCTCGGGCGCAGGCTTGTGGCGGAGTTGGAACGGCGCTTGTTCTTGGACGGCTACTACAAGGCCTTCGCGTTGGGCGCGGGCCCATGTCCGCTGTGCGACGAATGCGACGTCACCAAGCCATGCTCGCATCCGCGGCTGGCGCGGCCGGCCATGGAAGCCTGCGGCATCGACGTCTATGCGACAGTGCGCAACGTAGGGCTCTCGTTGGAGGTGGTCACCTCCGCAGATGCGTGCTATGATCTGGTTTCCCTGGTGCTGGTGGAGTAG
- a CDS encoding KamA family radical SAM protein: protein MEGWRRQLQRSITSAEQLAKKFNISLEDLERVERQFKIRITPYYLSLIKSKGDPLYKQVVPDVRELEDSELFQDPLAEDKDSPVNNIVLRYPDRCLFLISHVCASYCRFCTRKRKVGDPSKISMKYIDEGIEYIAQHPEIRDVILSGGDPLLLSDEMLGFVLQKLRRIPHVQIIRIGTRVPCFLPQRVTAKLAKLLKKFHPLYVNVHFNHPDELTPLAVRALARLADAGIPLGNQTVLLKGVNDDPEVMKRLVQKLLQARVRPYYIYQADMVFGTEHFRTRVEKGLEIIKALRGWTSGLAVPHFVIDAPGGGGKIPLLPHYVVAMDEREVVLRNYEGCIFRYRQPGSRTVPVSAASELELVGALPEEADLLA from the coding sequence ATGGAAGGCTGGCGGCGACAACTACAGCGGAGCATCACCAGCGCTGAGCAACTGGCCAAGAAGTTCAACATTTCATTGGAGGACCTGGAGAGAGTAGAACGCCAATTCAAGATCCGCATTACCCCGTACTACCTTTCGTTGATAAAGAGCAAGGGCGACCCGCTCTATAAGCAAGTGGTGCCCGACGTCCGCGAGCTGGAAGACAGTGAGCTTTTTCAGGACCCACTGGCCGAGGACAAAGATTCGCCGGTCAACAACATCGTGCTCCGCTACCCTGACCGGTGCCTGTTTTTGATCTCGCATGTGTGCGCTTCCTACTGCCGGTTCTGCACGCGCAAGCGCAAGGTGGGCGACCCGAGCAAAATCAGCATGAAGTACATCGACGAGGGGATCGAGTACATCGCGCAGCACCCTGAGATCCGGGACGTGATTCTCTCGGGCGGGGATCCGCTGCTGCTCAGCGACGAAATGCTCGGCTTTGTCTTGCAGAAGCTTAGGCGCATCCCCCATGTGCAGATCATCCGCATTGGTACGCGCGTCCCGTGCTTCCTGCCCCAGCGCGTGACCGCCAAGCTCGCCAAGCTGCTCAAGAAGTTCCACCCCTTGTACGTCAACGTCCACTTCAATCACCCCGACGAGCTGACGCCTCTTGCCGTGCGTGCGCTCGCTCGTCTGGCAGACGCGGGCATCCCCCTGGGCAACCAGACGGTGCTGCTGAAGGGCGTCAATGACGACCCGGAAGTGATGAAGCGGCTCGTACAAAAACTCTTGCAGGCCCGGGTGCGGCCTTACTATATTTACCAGGCCGACATGGTTTTCGGTACGGAGCACTTCCGCACACGGGTAGAGAAAGGGCTGGAGATTATCAAGGCGCTGCGGGGCTGGACCTCCGGCTTGGCGGTGCCACACTTTGTCATCGATGCCCCTGGCGGTGGTGGCAAGATTCCGCTCCTGCCCCATTACGTCGTGGCCATGGATGAACGCGAGGTGGTGCTCCGCAACTACGAAGGGTGCATATTCCGCTATCGGCAGCCGGGATCGCGCACGGTTCCGGTCAGCGCAGCCTCAGAGCTTGAGCTGGTTGGCGCGTTGCCAGAGGAGGCAGACCTGCTGGCGTAG
- a CDS encoding GNAT family N-acetyltransferase has protein sequence MITIRKLGPEDRAAVYEILQQTDMFTMAEVNVAMELIDTYLFNKDQKDYLVYAAVAEGGQVVGYVCFGPTPATEGTFDLYWIAVAPAMQNKGVGKQLLQFVEEYVKSQSGRLIIIDTSSQKKYLPTQQFYLRNNYTVEARIKDFYRPGDDRLIFAKRLNATPEGGQTPHGRLAATTTAEHHQR, from the coding sequence ATGATCACAATTAGAAAACTGGGGCCGGAGGATCGTGCCGCGGTCTATGAGATCCTCCAGCAGACAGATATGTTTACCATGGCCGAGGTGAACGTGGCCATGGAACTGATCGACACCTATCTCTTCAACAAGGATCAGAAGGACTACCTGGTCTATGCGGCAGTTGCCGAGGGTGGACAGGTCGTAGGCTATGTATGTTTCGGCCCCACGCCGGCGACGGAGGGCACCTTCGACCTCTATTGGATCGCGGTCGCCCCGGCCATGCAGAACAAGGGAGTCGGCAAGCAACTCTTGCAGTTCGTGGAGGAGTATGTGAAGAGCCAGAGCGGTCGCCTCATCATCATTGACACGTCCTCGCAGAAGAAGTATCTGCCAACGCAGCAATTCTATTTGCGGAATAACTACACGGTGGAGGCGCGCATCAAGGATTTCTACCGTCCAGGTGACGATAGACTGATCTTTGCCAAGCGCCTCAACGCAACGCCTGAAGGAGGGCAAACACCACATGGAAGGCTGGCGGCGACAACTACAGCGGAGCATCACCAGCGCTGA
- a CDS encoding D-alanine--D-alanine ligase, whose amino-acid sequence MRTSRQGLKVLVAYDKLVPPVDDDPDWVSEAAVRYEVEAVYQALLRLGHQPAHLAVDDIGSAIEEVRRAKPDVIFNLCEAYKGKAQHEMAVAGVWELLGVPYTGNPPLALGMAQNKVVAKRLFAAAGIRTPAYHVYTAVPRPTDLCLPLPAIAKPSQEDASLGITAQSVVKEATQLPEVVEALLTKYRQPVLVEEYVDGREFNVSVLDGEPPQVLPLSEIDFSVLDADTPRITSYEAKWLPDHPLFQSTPAVCPARVEEGLRRRLERTALRVFHLLHGRDYGRVDMRLDAKGAIFVLEFNPNPDISPAAGYARALRAAGITFEEFVDHLLAHALSRGCNDHN is encoded by the coding sequence ATGAGGACGAGCCGACAAGGGCTGAAGGTGCTGGTGGCCTACGACAAGCTGGTGCCGCCAGTGGACGACGATCCGGACTGGGTTTCAGAAGCGGCTGTCAGATATGAGGTGGAGGCTGTCTACCAGGCGCTGTTGCGTCTCGGTCACCAGCCGGCCCACTTAGCCGTGGATGACATCGGATCGGCCATCGAGGAGGTACGCAGGGCCAAGCCCGACGTCATCTTCAACTTGTGTGAGGCCTACAAGGGGAAGGCGCAGCATGAGATGGCGGTGGCAGGCGTGTGGGAACTGCTGGGTGTGCCGTACACGGGTAATCCGCCTCTCGCCTTGGGCATGGCGCAGAACAAAGTAGTGGCCAAGCGACTCTTCGCCGCTGCGGGGATCCGCACTCCGGCATATCATGTCTACACCGCCGTGCCGAGACCCACGGACCTCTGCCTCCCTCTTCCGGCGATCGCTAAGCCTTCGCAAGAGGATGCCAGCCTCGGCATTACCGCGCAGTCGGTGGTGAAAGAGGCAACGCAGCTGCCGGAGGTGGTGGAGGCACTGCTGACCAAGTATCGCCAACCGGTGCTCGTGGAGGAGTATGTCGACGGCCGGGAGTTCAACGTGAGCGTGCTCGATGGCGAGCCGCCGCAGGTACTGCCGCTGTCGGAGATTGACTTTTCGGTACTGGACGCCGACACCCCGCGGATTACCAGCTACGAAGCGAAGTGGTTGCCCGACCATCCGCTCTTCCAGAGCACGCCTGCTGTGTGCCCGGCACGAGTGGAGGAGGGCCTTCGGCGGCGACTGGAGCGGACGGCACTGCGTGTGTTCCACCTGCTTCATGGCCGCGACTACGGCCGGGTGGACATGCGGCTAGACGCCAAAGGGGCGATCTTCGTGCTGGAGTTCAATCCCAACCCGGACATCTCCCCGGCGGCCGGGTACGCCCGCGCCCTCAGGGCGGCGGGGATTACCTTCGAGGAGTTTGTGGATCACCTGCTTGCGCACGCATTGAGTAGGGGTTGCAATGATCACAATTAG